One genomic region from Candidatus Xiphinematobacter sp. encodes:
- a CDS encoding phosphatidate cytidylyltransferase translates to MADRRLTFLLRLGSSITLWVVISLVLAWKVPAFYLALICGLALVAQWEFFRMLQSAGVQTFSVTATLLSAVFLAGGFLYYQAYTIHTGFDLVAILLLVVALLIRQVFAPIGQLASCQATVFTLFGILYIPWTFHFLSKIIFLTPPSANGDPTGPFYALFVVIVTKCSDMGAYMFGGFFGRHRLAPQISPKKTWEGFLGAVASAGIVALVARTCFPSWIPLFYKTNVLLLGCSLGGIAIIGDLVESVIKRSIQAKDSGYLLPGIGGALDLIDSLLFTGPFLFFYLHWTMHSL, encoded by the coding sequence ATGGCTGACAGACGGCTTACTTTTCTGCTCCGACTAGGGAGCTCTATCACTTTGTGGGTAGTCATTAGCTTGGTACTTGCATGGAAGGTACCAGCATTCTACTTAGCGCTAATCTGTGGGCTAGCGCTGGTCGCACAATGGGAATTTTTTCGGATGCTACAAAGCGCCGGCGTACAGACGTTTTCAGTAACGGCAACACTCCTTTCGGCAGTGTTTTTAGCAGGGGGTTTTCTTTACTATCAAGCCTATACCATTCACACTGGCTTTGATCTGGTAGCGATCTTGCTACTGGTGGTAGCCCTCCTCATCCGGCAGGTGTTCGCTCCGATTGGGCAGTTAGCATCTTGCCAGGCTACCGTCTTTACACTGTTTGGCATTCTCTACATCCCGTGGACGTTCCACTTTTTGTCCAAAATTATTTTCCTGACACCACCTTCGGCAAATGGGGATCCTACAGGGCCCTTTTACGCACTCTTTGTAGTTATAGTCACCAAGTGCAGCGATATGGGGGCTTATATGTTTGGTGGCTTCTTTGGGCGACACCGATTAGCCCCACAGATCAGCCCTAAAAAGACGTGGGAGGGCTTTTTAGGTGCCGTTGCCTCGGCCGGTATAGTGGCTCTCGTTGCACGTACATGTTTTCCATCTTGGATCCCCCTCTTTTACAAAACAAATGTTCTCCTTCTAGGATGCTCTCTGGGTGGGATAGCCATTATAGGAGATTTAGTAGAGTCAGTCATTAAGCGTAGTATACAGGCTAAGGACTCGGGTTATCTACTACCTGGTATCGGTGGAGCACTGGATTTGATAGATAGTCTACTTTTCACTGGACCATTTTTATTTTTCTATTTGCATTGGACCATGCACTCCTTATGA
- the recA gene encoding recombinase RecA, whose protein sequence is MASKDTTAEEAAKVQRSKNLDMALQQITKAYGEGAIMRLSGSSALSVEVIPTGNIAIDRALGVGGFPRGRIVEIFGPESSGKTTLTLTAIAQAQQHGGLAGFIDVEHALDPQYANRLGVQLGNLLISQPNSGEEALRICETLIRSNTLDILVIDSVAALVTKAELEGNIGDAVVGAQARLMSAALRKLTSLISKASACCIFTNQIREKIGVVFGNPETTPGGKALKFYSTMRVDIRRVGPVKNSDGSISGNRTRLRVVKNKVAPPFAEAEFDIIYNEGISSTNTLLDIAVEKGIVERRGSWLHYRGEQLAQGRDAAKNILRKNAELYAKIEKEVILALDAELHGKK, encoded by the coding sequence ATGGCTTCTAAAGACACCACTGCTGAAGAAGCAGCCAAAGTCCAGCGTAGTAAGAATCTTGACATGGCCTTGCAGCAGATTACCAAGGCCTATGGGGAGGGAGCGATCATGCGGCTGAGTGGTTCCTCAGCCCTTTCTGTAGAGGTGATTCCTACTGGCAACATCGCGATTGATCGTGCTCTCGGTGTCGGGGGATTCCCGCGTGGTCGCATTGTCGAAATTTTCGGACCGGAATCCTCCGGAAAAACCACTCTCACCCTGACTGCAATCGCACAGGCTCAGCAGCACGGAGGACTAGCTGGATTCATTGATGTCGAACATGCTCTGGACCCACAATACGCCAATCGCCTAGGGGTGCAACTCGGCAATCTTTTGATCTCTCAACCTAACTCAGGAGAAGAGGCTCTACGTATTTGCGAAACTCTTATTCGTTCTAACACCCTAGATATCCTCGTAATCGATTCTGTGGCCGCCCTGGTTACTAAGGCCGAACTAGAAGGTAATATTGGGGACGCTGTGGTAGGCGCCCAAGCCCGCCTAATGAGTGCTGCTTTGCGAAAACTTACCTCCCTTATCTCTAAAGCGAGCGCGTGCTGTATTTTCACCAATCAGATTCGAGAAAAAATTGGCGTCGTATTCGGGAACCCAGAAACGACCCCCGGTGGAAAAGCCCTAAAGTTCTACTCTACTATGCGTGTCGATATCAGACGTGTTGGTCCAGTCAAGAATAGCGATGGAAGCATTAGTGGAAATCGTACTCGCCTTAGAGTAGTTAAAAACAAAGTCGCTCCCCCATTCGCTGAAGCCGAATTCGACATCATTTACAATGAGGGCATTTCTAGCACTAATACCCTACTCGACATTGCCGTGGAAAAGGGTATCGTGGAAAGGAGGGGTTCCTGGCTGCACTATAGGGGAGAACAGCTTGCTCAAGGCCGGGATGCCGCAAAAAATATTCTTAGAAAGAATGCTGAGCTCTATGCAAAGATTGAAAAAGAGGTAATTTTGGCGCTGGATGCTGAGCTCCATGGAAAGAAGTAG
- the nth gene encoding endonuclease III has product MTREERAFILYQRLKTIYPKTHCTLVYHSPFELLVATILSAQCTDRQVNLVTPKLFEGLRTVHAFAEVSQERLESLIRSTGFFRRKAKNIRAAAREILERHSGRVPKTLETLVTLPGVGRKTANVVLGNAFRRNEGIAVDTHVARLSRRLELTPHSNPVKIERDLMKLLPRKQWSDFSHQLILHGRRCCTARKPSCFTCQLRDACPSSNRFSP; this is encoded by the coding sequence ATGACACGGGAGGAACGGGCTTTTATTCTCTATCAAAGGCTAAAGACGATATATCCTAAGACGCACTGTACGCTAGTTTACCACTCGCCTTTCGAGTTATTAGTAGCCACTATTCTTTCTGCTCAATGTACGGACAGGCAGGTAAACTTGGTGACACCAAAACTCTTTGAGGGATTGCGTACGGTGCACGCCTTTGCGGAAGTCTCCCAGGAGAGACTGGAATCACTAATCCGTTCCACCGGTTTCTTTCGAAGGAAGGCGAAAAACATCCGCGCTGCAGCCAGAGAGATCTTGGAGCGTCACAGCGGAAGGGTACCAAAAACACTTGAGACTTTGGTGACCTTACCTGGAGTGGGCCGCAAGACGGCCAACGTAGTTCTAGGCAATGCATTCAGAAGAAATGAAGGCATAGCAGTGGATACCCACGTGGCGCGCCTCTCAAGGCGCCTGGAGCTAACCCCGCACTCAAACCCAGTAAAAATTGAGCGAGATCTCATGAAACTTCTTCCAAGGAAGCAATGGAGTGACTTCAGCCACCAGCTCATCCTGCATGGAAGAAGATGTTGTACAGCTCGTAAACCTAGTTGCTTTACCTGTCAGCTACGAGATGCCTGCCCGAGTAGTAACCGGTTTTCTCCATAG